The proteins below are encoded in one region of Streptomyces ficellus:
- a CDS encoding ferredoxin, with amino-acid sequence MRLLLDSTLCQGYGVCQEHAPDLVELDEWGYASVVAADIPPGAEDTARACADTCPNSALRLEK; translated from the coding sequence ATGAGACTCCTCCTGGACTCCACCCTGTGCCAGGGCTACGGCGTCTGCCAGGAACACGCCCCCGACCTCGTCGAACTCGACGAGTGGGGCTACGCCTCCGTCGTCGCGGCGGACATCCCGCCCGGCGCCGAGGACACCGCCCGCGCCTGCGCCGACACCTGCCCCAACTCCGCGCTCCGCCTGGAGAAATGA